The Microterricola viridarii nucleotide sequence CCACGAGCTGGCCGGCCGGTTCCACTGGGACGGCGCGGCCCCAGAGACAGGCGCAGACGCCGGCGCAGAGGCCGTCGTCTACGCGACCGCGCACGGCGTCTACGAGCTCTTCGTCAACGGCGTCCGCGTCGGCGACGAGGAGCTCTCGCCCGGCTTCAGCTCCTACCGCAGTCGGCTGCAGGTGCAGCGCTGGGAGATCACGGCGCTGCTGCAGCCCGGCGAGAACTCGGTCACGGTGCTGCTCTCCGACGGCTGGTTCCGTGGCCGGCACGGCTTCGTGCGGCGGGCGGACGGCTTCGGCACCGACACCGCGTTCCTGGCCGCCGTGCTGCTGGAGCCGAGCACGGGCGCGGCCCGGCCGCTGCTGGCGACCGGCGCCCACTGGGAGTCCCGCCCGAGCCACATCACCCGTGCCGACCTGATGGACGGGCAGCGCATCGACCTCCGGTTGGAGGGACCGGACGCGCCGGGGCGGCCCCAAGGCGCGGTGCTCTCGACCGACCCGCTCTGCGACGACCGCACCCGGCTCGTCCCGGCCGAGGCCCCCGCGGTGCGCCGCATCCAGGAGCTGAGCCCGACACAGATCAGCACGCCCGGCGAGGGCATCACCGTCGTCGACTTCGGACAGAACATCAACGGCTGGGTGCGCCTGCACGAACTCGGCCCGGCCGGCACCCGCACGGTGCTCCGCCACGGCGAGGCCCTGGACGATGCGGGCCTGTTGCTCGTGGAGAACATCCGGGCCTTCGACTTCGCCACCCGCGCGGTGCTGCCGGCCGGCCAGGTCGACGAGGTCATCTCGGCCGGCCGGGCGGGCGACATGTTCGAGCCCCGGCACACGACCCACGGCTTCCGCTACGTGCAGATCGAGGGCGCCGCCGGCCCGATCGGCATGGGCGACATCCTGGCCATCGTCGTGCACAGCGAGCTGGCGCGCACCGGTACATTCACCGCCAGCGACCCGCTGCTGAACACGCTGCACGACGTCGTCGACTGGAGCTTCCGCGGCAACGCCTGCGCGGTGCCGACCGACTGTCCGCAGCGGGAGCGCTCCGGCTTCACCGGCGACTGGCAGGTCTTCGCCGACACCGCCGCCCTGCTCTATGACGTGGCCGCGTTCAGCGAGAGCTGGTCGACCGACCTGGCCGCCGACCAGTGGGCCGACGGCCGGGTGCCCACCGTGGTGCCCAACCCGGCGGGTAACAGGCCATCCGGCAGCGCGTTCGAGGACATGGCGGCCGGCTCGGCCGGGTGGGGGGATGCCGCGGTGCTCGTGCCGTGGTCGATGTGGCGCGCCTACGGCGACCGGGTCGCCCTGGCGCGCGCACTGCCGTCGATGCGGGTCTGGGTCGAATACGCCGCCCGCTCGGCCGCCGCCGGCCGGCACCCCGACCGGGCAGCGGAGCGCCCGCTCGAACGGCCGCACGAGCGCTACCTCTGGGACACTGGATTCCACTTCGGCGAGTGGCTGGAGCCAGACACCCCGCCCGCGCCGGACCCCACCGTCGACCACGGCATCGTCGCGACCGCATTCCTGCATCGATCGGCCCACACGCTCGCGCTGGCCGAGGCCGCCGTCGGCCGGCCCGCCGATGCCGAGCACTACAGCCGGCTCGCCGAGAACGTGCGCGCGGCCTGGTGCGCCGAGTACCTGGCCGCCGACAACACGCTCAGCGAGGAATCGCAGGGCCACTACGTGCGCGCGCTCGCTTTCGGCCTCGTTCCGGAGGAGCGCCGGCAGGCCGTCGCCGACCGGCTGGCCGCCCTGATCCGCGAGAATGGCACCCGGCTCGGCACCGGGTTCCTCGCGACCGGCTTGCTGCTGCCCACCCTGGCGGATGCCGGACACCTCGACCTCGCCTACGAGCTGCTCTTCGCCCGCGACATCCCGTCCTGGCTCGGCATGATCGATCACGGTGCCACCACGATGTGGGAGTGGTGGGATGGCGTGACCCCGAGCGGGGTGCGCGGTTCTCTCAACCATTACAGCAAGGGGGCCGTCGCTTCCTTCCTCTACACGCACGTCGCCGGCATCCGCCTGGCCGAGAACCCGGAGCCCGGCGCGGAGGCGTACGGCACGGTCGTCATCGCCCCGCAGCCGGGCGGCGGCCTGAGCTCCGCCGCCGCGAGCGTGCACACCCGGCGGGGAACCATCGGCGCCGAGTGGCGGATCGAGGGCGGCACGTTCCGGCTCACCGCCACGATCCCCGCCGGCGTCACCGCCGAGGTGCGGCTGCCGGACGGATCGCGCGTGAGCGGGGTCGGCGGCGGAACCCACAGTTACACCGTCGCCGCCGCCGGCCGCTGACGCCCGAGCACCGGAAGGCACTTCAGCATGGCGAGTTACACGAACCCCGTCGTCAGGGGCAACGCCCCAGACCCCTCGGCGATTCGAGTGGGCGACGACTACTACCTGGCCACCTCCACATTCGGGCTTCTGCCGGGAATCGTCATCCGACACTCGACCGACCTCGTGAACTGGCGCATCATCGGCCATGCCGTCACCCGGCCGGCGCAGTACCGCCGCGACGGCCAGCCCGGCCCCATCGTGTTGTTCGCGCCGACGCTGCGCCACCACGACGGCCGCTTCTACCTGGCCACGACGAACGTCGCTGACCGACAGGGGAACTTCTACGTCACCACGGAGGACCCGGCCGGCGAGTGGTCGGACGCGATCTGGATCGACGAGGCGGACTTCGGATTCGACCCGTCGCTCTTCCGCGACGACGATGGCGTCTGGTACTACACCCGGCGCACGCTGGAGTTCCGCGAGGATGGCAACCTCGGGGCCATCGTGCAGACGACGATCGACATCGACACGGGAGTCATCGGCGAGTTCCAGCCGATCACGGCCGACCACCGCGGTTTCGTGACCAATGACATCGAGGGCCCGCACCTCTACAAGATCGACGGACGGTACTACCTGAGCGCCGCGGAGGGCAGCAGCTGGAAGGGGCACATGCAGACGATCGGTCGCTCCGACTCGCCGTGGGGTCCGTTCGAGCCCGCCCCGCACAACCCGATCCTCTCGCACCGCGACCGCGTCGCCCACCCGATCCAGTCCCTCGGTCACGCCGAGCTCGTCGACACGGCGGACGGCGACTGGTGGGCGCTCAGCCTCGGCACCCGGCATGCCGGGATCGCCCTGCACCACAACCTCGGCCGCGAGACCTTCCTCACCCCAGTGCGCTGGGTGGACGGCTGGCCGGTCGTCGGCACAGCCGACGGCACGACCGGCGGTTCAGAGTTGGAATTCGACGGCCTGACGCTGCCGGCCGGCCAGGGCAGCGTGGATCGGGGCAGCGTGGACCAAGCAAGCGTCGGCCAGATCGCCGACACCCTGTGGACGCGCGGCTGGAGCACCCTCGGCGTGCCGGCGGCCGGGCTCGATGAGCACGCCGGGGACGCGCGGATCGAACTCCCCGCCGGCGCGCGGCTCGAGGGCGCGGATGCCGGACCGATCGGCGCCCTGCTGCTGCCGCAGACCGAGGACAGGCAACGCTTCAGCGCCACGGTGGCGGCCGACTCCACCGCGGTGGCCGGCGTCGCCGCGTTCGCGACGCGCGGGCACCTCTACTCTGCTGTCGTCGAACAGGGAGAAAGTGGCAGACGAATTGTCTTCAGTCGGGCCGTCGACGACCTGCGCACAGAGACGGTGACGCCGATCGCACCGGACGGCGACGTCGTGCTCCGCATCGACGCCGGCGAGAGCACCTATTCCTTCAGCGCCGAGGTCGACGGCGTCACCAGTGAGCTCGGGGCCGGCTCCGCGCGGCTGCTGTCCGCCGAGACTGCATCCTGGTTCGTCGGCGTGCACTTCGCGCTCGTGGCGATCGCGGATGCCGCCGCGGGTGCAGGCACGGGGCACACCGATGCCGCCGCGGTGTTCCTCGACGTGATCGTCAGCGACACCCCGGGGGAGGCGCCCAGCCTGCACATGGAGTTCTGACCCGGCGCGAAACCCGGGCAACGAAGAACGCCGTTGCGGATTCCGCAGCGGCGTTCGTCGTTGCCCGGCCAGCGCAGCCGGACGAGGGCTAGATGTCGAGCCCGGCGACGCGCTCGGGCGGCGGGCCGACGACCACCAGGTCGAGCTCGGCCTGGGCGCGGCCGAAGCCGGGGCCGTTGAAGCCGGGCACTGCGCCCTCCGTGTAGATCGACTCCTCGGTGGGACTGAAGACGTACTCGAAGAACGGCTCGAAGATCGAGGGGGCCAGCACGCCCACCATCCGCGCGTAGGCGGTTTCGTAGGCGTAGGAGTGGATCGTGCCCGCCGGGGCGTGCACGAAGTCGCCCTTGCTGAGCAGCACCTCGCGCCCGTTCACGTGCAGGCGCACGCGGCCGTCCAGGCAGATGAAATTCTCGGTGTGCTGCTGGTGGAAGTGCAGCGGGATGTAGCCGGAGCGCGCGCCGCTGGACTCCACCGCGAAGTAGCGCCCGCCGGTGTTGGCCCCGCGGGACATGTAGCTGTGCATCTCGTCGGCTCCGAGGTAGCGCTCGCCCTCGCCGGCGCTCAGGAAGAACGCCTCCTCCGTGCGAGGCAGGCCGGCGTGGCGGGCGCCGGCAGCCGGCTGCCGCGCGGCGTCGAAGAGCGGCACCGCGGTGACGTCGACGCCGAACTCCTCGCCGACCGCGCGGAACTCGTCGAGCGAGACGAGCCGCTCGGCCCGGGCCGGGCGCACGTGCGAGGCCGTCGGGGTGCCGAGGCGGCTGAGCAGCTCGAGCGAGTGACCGGGCGAGGACCAGAGCAGCAGGCGGTTCTCGCCGGCAAGCATCCGGTAGGCGAAGGAGGTGCCGGCCGGGATGACGACCTCGTCGCCCGGGGAGAGCAGGCTCGTCTCGGAGCCGAGCCAGACCTGCACGAGGCCGTCGAACACGATGACGGTGCGGTGCTCGGCGGCATCCGTCGTCGCGGGCAGCTCCGCCCCGCGCCCGCCGGAGAGGTACGCGGCACCGAAGAGGTCGCCGGTGTCGACCGGGCGGGCGATCACCGTGAGCAGCTGCCCGTTGAGCAGGAACCGATCGCCGTGCCCCGCCGCCATGACATACGGCAGCTGCGCCCCCGGGAGCGCGTTGGCGATCGGGACGTGGGCCCCAGGCTCGAGCAGGGTGGATGCCATCGATGTCTCCTCATTGAGTCGTGTGTGCGCCCCCACCAGAGAGGGCAGCAGCCTTCATTGTTCCCGAGACGGGCCGCACAGAATACGTTCCTTCCACTGAATGGAAGTGCGTTTCATGCTCAGCGGCTCTCGCGGTCCGGCTGCGAGCGGATGCCGTCGATGCCCGGCGGGTGGTAGCCGAGGGCGCGGGAGATCGACCGCGCCGTCGCCCGCAGCGCGGGCAGCGCGACATCCGGTGTGAACGCGCCGTCCGGGGCCAGGATCGACACCGCGGCGGCCACCTGGCGATTGGCGCCGAAGACGGGCGCGGCCAGCGAGATGGTGTGCGAGGGCTGGGTGCGGCGCACGACGGAGTAGCCGAGCCGGGCGACATCCTTCAGCTCGAGCCGCAGCGCCTCGATGGAGCCCAGATTCTCGACCTGGAAGTCCTCGTCGAGCGGCAGCGCGAGGGTCGCCTCGCGCTCCGGCGTCGGCTGCGCGGCCAGCAGCACCCGGCCGACCGCAGTGCTGCGCAGCGGCAGCCGACCTCCCAGCCGGTAGGCCACAGCCGGCGCGCGCCGGGAGGAGAGCCGCTCGATCAGGATCGCCTCCCGCCCGTCCTGCACGGCCAATAGCACGTGGTGGCGGCTGACCTCGTAGAGGTCCTCGAGGAAGGGCAGCGCGATCTCGCGCACGCCGTGCCCGCGGGGCGCGAGCGAGGCCACCTCCCAGAGGCGCACCCCGATGACGAAGTCGCCGCCGGGCAGTCGTTCGAGGGCGCCCCACTTGAGCAGTCCCTGGGCCAGCCGGAGCGTCGAGGAGAGCGGAATCCCGGAGCGGGCGGAGAGCTCGCCGAGGCTGAGCTCGCGGCGGTCATCGCTGAAACAGTTGAGCAGCGAGAGCGCGCGATCGATCACGGGCTCGCCGCGCGGCGGCCGCTTGCCGCGGGTGGGGGCGGGGCGGGGCGGCTGCACTT carries:
- a CDS encoding alpha-L-rhamnosidase, with amino-acid sequence MSTVSTADALTAALASAQWISPYEPVPHPAGQRPAHELAGRFHWDGAAPETGADAGAEAVVYATAHGVYELFVNGVRVGDEELSPGFSSYRSRLQVQRWEITALLQPGENSVTVLLSDGWFRGRHGFVRRADGFGTDTAFLAAVLLEPSTGAARPLLATGAHWESRPSHITRADLMDGQRIDLRLEGPDAPGRPQGAVLSTDPLCDDRTRLVPAEAPAVRRIQELSPTQISTPGEGITVVDFGQNINGWVRLHELGPAGTRTVLRHGEALDDAGLLLVENIRAFDFATRAVLPAGQVDEVISAGRAGDMFEPRHTTHGFRYVQIEGAAGPIGMGDILAIVVHSELARTGTFTASDPLLNTLHDVVDWSFRGNACAVPTDCPQRERSGFTGDWQVFADTAALLYDVAAFSESWSTDLAADQWADGRVPTVVPNPAGNRPSGSAFEDMAAGSAGWGDAAVLVPWSMWRAYGDRVALARALPSMRVWVEYAARSAAAGRHPDRAAERPLERPHERYLWDTGFHFGEWLEPDTPPAPDPTVDHGIVATAFLHRSAHTLALAEAAVGRPADAEHYSRLAENVRAAWCAEYLAADNTLSEESQGHYVRALAFGLVPEERRQAVADRLAALIRENGTRLGTGFLATGLLLPTLADAGHLDLAYELLFARDIPSWLGMIDHGATTMWEWWDGVTPSGVRGSLNHYSKGAVASFLYTHVAGIRLAENPEPGAEAYGTVVIAPQPGGGLSSAAASVHTRRGTIGAEWRIEGGTFRLTATIPAGVTAEVRLPDGSRVSGVGGGTHSYTVAAAGR
- a CDS encoding glycoside hydrolase family 43 protein, which codes for MASYTNPVVRGNAPDPSAIRVGDDYYLATSTFGLLPGIVIRHSTDLVNWRIIGHAVTRPAQYRRDGQPGPIVLFAPTLRHHDGRFYLATTNVADRQGNFYVTTEDPAGEWSDAIWIDEADFGFDPSLFRDDDGVWYYTRRTLEFREDGNLGAIVQTTIDIDTGVIGEFQPITADHRGFVTNDIEGPHLYKIDGRYYLSAAEGSSWKGHMQTIGRSDSPWGPFEPAPHNPILSHRDRVAHPIQSLGHAELVDTADGDWWALSLGTRHAGIALHHNLGRETFLTPVRWVDGWPVVGTADGTTGGSELEFDGLTLPAGQGSVDRGSVDQASVGQIADTLWTRGWSTLGVPAAGLDEHAGDARIELPAGARLEGADAGPIGALLLPQTEDRQRFSATVAADSTAVAGVAAFATRGHLYSAVVEQGESGRRIVFSRAVDDLRTETVTPIAPDGDVVLRIDAGESTYSFSAEVDGVTSELGAGSARLLSAETASWFVGVHFALVAIADAAAGAGTGHTDAAAVFLDVIVSDTPGEAPSLHMEF
- a CDS encoding quercetin 2,3-dioxygenase, which encodes MASTLLEPGAHVPIANALPGAQLPYVMAAGHGDRFLLNGQLLTVIARPVDTGDLFGAAYLSGGRGAELPATTDAAEHRTVIVFDGLVQVWLGSETSLLSPGDEVVIPAGTSFAYRMLAGENRLLLWSSPGHSLELLSRLGTPTASHVRPARAERLVSLDEFRAVGEEFGVDVTAVPLFDAARQPAAGARHAGLPRTEEAFFLSAGEGERYLGADEMHSYMSRGANTGGRYFAVESSGARSGYIPLHFHQQHTENFICLDGRVRLHVNGREVLLSKGDFVHAPAGTIHSYAYETAYARMVGVLAPSIFEPFFEYVFSPTEESIYTEGAVPGFNGPGFGRAQAELDLVVVGPPPERVAGLDI
- a CDS encoding IclR family transcriptional regulator, whose product is MDMPAEVQPPRPAPTRGKRPPRGEPVIDRALSLLNCFSDDRRELSLGELSARSGIPLSSTLRLAQGLLKWGALERLPGGDFVIGVRLWEVASLAPRGHGVREIALPFLEDLYEVSRHHVLLAVQDGREAILIERLSSRRAPAVAYRLGGRLPLRSTAVGRVLLAAQPTPEREATLALPLDEDFQVENLGSIEALRLELKDVARLGYSVVRRTQPSHTISLAAPVFGANRQVAAAVSILAPDGAFTPDVALPALRATARSISRALGYHPPGIDGIRSQPDRESR